From Solanum lycopersicum chromosome 4, SLM_r2.1:
CATTGGGGATCCCAAAGCCCACCTACGAATGTATTGCGACAAACTTGTAGGGGTGGGGAGAGATGAGAGGATACCCATGAAGTTGTTCATGAGGAGTCTTACTGGGGAGGCCCTATCATGGTACATTGAGCAAGACTCGCGGAAATGGATAAAATGGGTTGATATGGCAACTGACTTCATGAATAGGTTTGGTTTCAATATTGAAAATGCGCCTGATTGGTTTTACATTCAGAACCTAAAGAAGAAACCGACTGAATCCTTTAGAGAATATGCCATAAGATGGAGGTTTGAGGCGGCTAGGGCCAGACCCCCTATGGAAGAATCTCAAATGAAAGACTATTTCATCTGTGCCCAAGAACCACAATACTATGACCGAATGATGCTGGTGGCTGAAAAGAGTTTCGCTGAAATCATCAAACTAGGCGAAAGAATTGAAGAAGGCATAAAAAATGGGACTATCATCAACTTGGAGGCTTTACAAGCAACCAACAAGGCTCTGCAATCTGGTGGAATGACAGAGAGTCGAAAGAAAACAGGTTCTGTAATGATGGCTCATGGAACTAGGACCCCTTTGAGGCACAAGACAACAAACCCACCACCATCCCCATACCCTCACACCCCATACCTTCACACCCCATACCCTCAACATCCCTCAGCTCCACCCCCTATATCTCCCCAACCCATGCCAATATATTACCAAAATGCTCCTCCTCAATATTTGCATGCCTCATATCCTGTCTATAATGTTCAACCAACACACTTCCAAACTCCACCACCCACTCAAACACCAAAT
This genomic window contains:
- the LOC104647123 gene encoding uncharacterized protein, with product MVDDNRTTERVEASEGGQPHSNLILRLERKISQLKEEVASMQSHQKDILIKTLTERLDNLTNRVQHVEGNKKLGGLGYEDLCMHPDVELPEGYKLPKFETFNGIGDPKAHLRMYCDKLVGVGRDERIPMKLFMRSLTGEALSWYIEQDSRKWIKWVDMATDFMNRFGFNIENAPDWFYIQNLKKKPTESFREYAIRWRFEAARARPPMEESQMKDYFICAQEPQYYDRMMLVAEKSFAEIIKLGERIEEGIKNGTIINLEALQATNKALQSGGMTESRKKTGSVMMAHGTRTPLRHKTTNPPPSPYPHTPYLHTPYPQHPSAPPPISPQPMPIYYQNAPPQYLHASYPVYNVQPTHFQTPPPTQTPNYRNRPSYERRPTKTYTPLAEPIAQLYERLKQAGYVSPIPALPVDVRAKWYDPNKVCAYHSRMKGHTTEVCRALKDKV